A single region of the Caldilineales bacterium genome encodes:
- a CDS encoding acyl-CoA dehydrogenase family protein, with protein sequence MAGLDSNTLNQVLTTLNKYAEKKLTPDFLLKLDHEDRFPKEVLDDLYGNIGLHLLFIPEDYGGMGGGAYDIYRVSEVMAGIDLGIATGVLATFLGTDPITVGGTEEQKAHWMGRIADEGLLVAYGATEPQAGSDLAAMKSKAEPVVEDGKTVGYRLTGRKQWISNGGVADLYTFLALAPGGPSWFILERGAEGFSQGKPEDKHGIRASNTAALFAEDVYVDADRLVGGVEGQGLIQAQAVFGYTRLMVAAFGLGGGWAALKRAIPYSQLRIQAGAPLSQKQGYTHKLIAPNAVRLEAARAYIEWTAERIDGGDENLQTEGAVAKYMATEAGNKAAEDSIQALGGYGYTKEYMVEKVKRDVKITTIYEGTSEIMEWTIARDRWQLHLKTKGAYYTDWAARLMQAPAADAGAQTAALALKALAVILERCRIDRLTRNQHVLFRLGELIAFAETAAVFSERAATQPTHAIPLDQETLKAMARIHARDAALKVATDGLRWAIGAGGRGEVTSPLLPLPLPDIYAAQAGQIEDMDFVARKLNEAFPA encoded by the coding sequence ATGGCAGGACTCGACTCGAACACCCTCAACCAGGTGCTCACCACCCTCAACAAATACGCCGAGAAGAAGCTTACGCCCGACTTCTTGCTCAAGCTCGACCACGAAGACCGCTTCCCCAAGGAAGTGCTCGACGATCTTTATGGCAACATCGGCCTGCACCTGCTGTTCATCCCCGAAGACTACGGCGGCATGGGCGGCGGGGCTTATGACATCTATCGCGTTTCCGAAGTGATGGCCGGCATCGACCTGGGCATCGCCACCGGCGTGCTGGCCACCTTCCTGGGCACCGACCCCATCACTGTTGGCGGCACCGAGGAACAGAAGGCGCACTGGATGGGCCGCATCGCCGACGAAGGCTTGCTGGTGGCCTACGGCGCCACCGAGCCGCAGGCCGGGAGCGATCTGGCGGCGATGAAATCGAAGGCCGAGCCGGTGGTGGAGGACGGTAAGACGGTGGGGTATAGGCTCACCGGCCGCAAGCAGTGGATCAGCAACGGCGGCGTGGCCGACCTCTACACGTTCCTGGCCCTGGCGCCGGGCGGCCCCTCGTGGTTCATCCTCGAACGCGGAGCCGAGGGTTTCAGCCAGGGCAAGCCGGAAGACAAGCACGGCATCCGGGCCAGCAACACGGCGGCGCTTTTTGCCGAGGACGTGTATGTCGATGCCGACCGGCTGGTGGGCGGCGTCGAAGGCCAGGGCTTGATCCAGGCCCAGGCCGTGTTTGGCTACACCCGGCTGATGGTGGCGGCCTTTGGTTTGGGCGGCGGCTGGGCGGCGCTCAAGCGCGCCATCCCCTATTCGCAACTTCGCATCCAGGCCGGGGCGCCGCTCAGCCAGAAGCAAGGCTACACGCACAAGCTGATCGCCCCCAACGCCGTGCGGCTGGAAGCGGCGCGGGCCTACATCGAATGGACGGCGGAGCGTATCGACGGCGGCGACGAGAATTTGCAGACCGAGGGCGCCGTGGCCAAGTACATGGCCACCGAAGCCGGCAACAAGGCCGCCGAAGACAGCATCCAGGCCCTGGGCGGCTATGGCTACACTAAAGAGTACATGGTCGAGAAGGTCAAGCGCGATGTGAAGATCACGACCATCTACGAAGGCACGTCCGAGATCATGGAGTGGACGATCGCTCGCGACCGCTGGCAGCTGCACCTGAAGACGAAGGGCGCCTACTACACCGATTGGGCCGCCCGGCTGATGCAGGCCCCTGCCGCCGACGCCGGCGCCCAAACCGCCGCCCTGGCCCTCAAGGCCCTGGCCGTGATCCTGGAGCGCTGTCGCATCGACCGCCTGACCCGCAACCAGCACGTTCTGTTCCGGCTGGGCGAGTTGATCGCCTTCGCCGAGACCGCTGCCGTCTTCAGCGAGCGCGCGGCCACCCAACCCACCCACGCCATACCGCTCGATCAAGAGACTCTGAAGGCGATGGCCCGCATCCATGCCCGCGACGCCGCCCTCAAAGTCGCGACCGACGGTCTGCGTTGGGCCATTGGCGCCGGTGGTAGGGGCGAGGTGACCTCGCCCCTACTACCCCTCCCCCTCCCCGACATCTACGCCGCGCAGGCCGGCCAGATCGAGGACATGGACTTCGTCGCCCGCAAATTGAACGAAGCGTTTCCAGCGTGA
- a CDS encoding SDR family NAD(P)-dependent oxidoreductase has product MNDIANTAIAIVGVGAILPQAPSAPAFWQNIKNKRYCITETPPERWSIADYYDPDPAVPDKSYSKIGGWVRGFQFDWKKYRIPPKVAAAMDEGQQWAVTIAAEALADYGYPDRPLDTDRCGVIMGTAMGGELHYITSLRIAFPEYAHLLEQAPEFQQLPKAVREAIFAQWRERAASKFPEITEDSMPGELANIVSGRIANVLNLRGPSFITDAACASALAAINASVELLTQGHCDAVLTGGVDRNMGASSFIKFCKIGALSATGSRPFGDGADGFVMGEGSASFLLKRLADAERDGDKIYAVIRGVGGSSDGKGKGITAPNPIGQVLATRRAWENAGLDPATCTLVEAHGTSTKVGDVVEVESLAEVFGRAPRGAIALGSAKSNIGHLKAGAGAAGMLKAVMAVHDKLLPPTLNAEKPNPNIDFAQTPFFVNHELSEWSKPNGFPRRAGVSAYGFGGTNFHIVLEEHVPGMLKTDGQRVFASAGVDKETSRQVDKVAVAAAPSVAKTPLRGILALGAATPVALKDRLDEAFRKVQDGWTPPIAAPDPADLSAPERLVIDFGDHDELLDRIQKARKALGFDNPAAWKALMAQGIFRGSGKAPGKIAFLFPGQGSQYANMGRELAAREPVVKRLFADADRVMTPILGRPLTSYIFVDGDNPAAMKQAEFDLMQTAITQPAMLTMDTAVYELLAEYGIHPDMVMGHSLGEYGALIAAGIMHFSDALEASAARGREMTAINNLEDNGWMAAVIGPLDVILETLKQVDGYVIPANINSYNQVVIGGASKAVEQAINLFNQKGMQAMRIPVSHAFHTRIVAPASQPLRKVLDRLEIHEPQLSLVANVTGDIYPTTVEGIKDILEQQVAATVQWVKGMETLYAHGCRMFIEVGPKKALKGFADDVLGDKPDVVSLFTNHPKFGELPTFNQALCGLYAAGYGAEPVLSETKDGKWQVAGDGQSAVVAATQPAPVMTMPAPAPVAPPAPAPLPPAPRPLEVAPMPQPAVNDALALLAQAISNLQSPISNPRPFDRNDAPLGSIVVSGTGLGLPGAEKPVMDPDNALRILRGEQFIDLIPERFRHRIQDKRITRVVKADDGGGSFQVITDPDEVIKLAGRPGSFDLEAEYGVPGKLIEALDTTTQLAMAAGLDALREAGIPLVQTFKPTTTGKFLPDRWLLPVSMRDETGVIFASAFPGGDRFAQEMANYYAWQNRLDQLKMLEDLRQYASDAVTLQEINRRIVDLREQMERQPYFFDRRFLFRILAMGHSQFAEYIGARGPNTQVNAACASTAQAVAIAEDWIRSGRCRRVIVVGADNVTGDNLIEWVGAGFLATGAAATDNRVDLAALPFDKRRHGTLLGMGACALVVESEDAVRERGMRGIVELLSSESSNSAFHGTRLDVDHISLVMENLVAAAERRFGLNRYAVAPQMVFMSHETFTPARGGSAAAEVVALRKTFGEAANDIIVANTKGFTGHPMGVGVEDVIAIKALEYGIVPPVPNFKEVDPDLGVLNLSRGGRYPVQYAMHLAAGFGSQIAMTFTRRIPGGLDRIDNKARYQRWLADVSGYDNVDAEVVKRVLRVKSNGVPGRAPVGSSWQYGLGPSVRAAAPGDGVAPAFAAAYRPAPMAEVAALLGKKDGSGKREAGSEPQPAPAPVPTPPPALVKVAPAPIPPAPAPAPVRLESRDQRLEAPPAPAQSPISNLQSPTPVADPVVTQVLSLVAAKTGYPQDMLELDLDLEADLGIDTVKQAETFAAVRETFAIPLQEGLSLRDYPTLASVVGFVRAMRPDLERLESRDQRLEAAPAPAPSPISNLPSPATDPVVTQVLSLVAAKTGYPQDMLELDLDLEADLGIDTVKQAETFAAVRETFAIPLQEGLSLRDYPTLASVVGFVRAMRPDLGRLESRDQRLEAAPAPAPSPISNLPSPATDPVVTQVLSLVAAKTGYPQDMLELDLDLEADLGIDTVKQAETFAAVRETFNIPLQEGLSLRDYPTLASVVGFVRAMRPDLERLESREQRLEAVPAPAPSPISNLPSPATDPVVTQVLSLVAAKTGYPQDMLELDLDLEADLGIDTVKQAETFAAVRETFNIPLQVGLSLRDYPTLASVVGFVRAMRPDLGRLESRDQRVEAAPAPAPSPISNLQPPTPAVPTIGTLEDADKMPRRVPVPALRPAIDLCKPTGVALDEGSRVVVMLDRGGVGKALVNRLEKLGVSTLVVEPGAATADLDAQLKAWLAGGPIQGVYWLPALDVEPNLEDMTLADWRELNRQRVKNLYTAMRALYESVRGPGRFLVSATRLGGLHGYGPEGATAPLGGAVTGFSKAYNIEQGMKPEGQGLLVKAVDFEISRKTADPADQLIAETLYDPGAVEIGYHDGLRFAITLVEKAARDGNPGMMLGPETVFAVTGAAGGITSAIVTDLAVASRGVFYLLDLVPCPARDDANVRLFRSDKEALKLKLIEDARSKGEKPTPKQIDQQIIGIERSEAALRAVETAEAAGARVHYFALDLRDGEAVSRVVEDIRARYGKIDVLLHAGGLLIDRTLPNKEPNQFDLVFDVKADGFFSLLKAAKGLPLGATVSFSSVAGRFGNNGQSDYAAANDLLCKVSSSMRHWRPDTRGIAIDWTAWGQIGMASRGSVPQIMEALGVDMLPPEAGVPTIRRELTYGGARGEIVVAGRLGAWLEERDPTGGLDPAKAAAALAARSPRLPMVGEIKAAKLYGGIEVETPLDPKVQPFLFDHMPDPETPWLPGVMATESLAEAASLLAPGYHIVAVENEEMMGAFKFFRLEPRTLYLNASIFAAAGNDLLAHVTLRSVTKPAKEGLPTQVKEHFAADVRLRKGEKGEGGEGGEGTSPLPDVDFAPPADLPITAEAVYKRFFHGPAYQVIERAMVAGNRAIGLFSAHLPPNTAGEVSGEVSGEVSGEGTSPLRMAPRLVELCFQLAALWHQETHGAMAFPLGFRSVTAYRQEADATGRLYGLVATEDAGETFDCRVVDEAGNVFVELNGYRTVARPA; this is encoded by the coding sequence ATGAACGACATCGCTAACACCGCCATCGCCATCGTGGGCGTAGGCGCCATCCTCCCCCAGGCACCCAGCGCCCCGGCGTTTTGGCAAAATATCAAGAACAAGCGTTATTGCATCACCGAGACGCCGCCCGAACGGTGGAGCATTGCCGACTACTACGATCCCGACCCCGCTGTCCCCGACAAAAGCTATTCCAAGATCGGCGGCTGGGTGCGCGGCTTTCAGTTCGACTGGAAGAAGTACCGCATCCCGCCCAAGGTGGCGGCAGCCATGGACGAAGGTCAGCAGTGGGCCGTAACCATCGCCGCCGAAGCCCTGGCCGACTATGGCTACCCCGACCGCCCGCTCGACACCGACCGCTGCGGCGTGATCATGGGCACAGCCATGGGCGGCGAACTGCACTACATCACCAGCCTGCGTATCGCCTTCCCCGAATACGCCCATTTGCTGGAACAGGCCCCCGAATTCCAGCAGTTGCCGAAGGCCGTGCGCGAGGCGATCTTCGCACAATGGCGCGAACGGGCGGCAAGCAAGTTCCCGGAGATCACCGAAGACAGCATGCCCGGCGAGCTGGCCAACATCGTCTCCGGCCGCATCGCCAACGTGCTCAACCTGCGCGGGCCCAGCTTCATCACCGACGCCGCCTGCGCCTCGGCCCTGGCCGCCATCAACGCCTCGGTCGAGTTGCTGACCCAGGGGCATTGCGATGCGGTGCTCACGGGCGGGGTGGACCGCAACATGGGCGCCAGCAGCTTCATCAAATTCTGCAAGATCGGCGCCCTCAGCGCCACCGGCAGCCGGCCCTTTGGCGACGGCGCCGATGGCTTTGTCATGGGCGAAGGCTCCGCCAGCTTCCTGCTCAAGCGCCTGGCTGACGCCGAGCGCGATGGCGACAAGATCTACGCCGTGATCCGTGGGGTGGGCGGCTCGTCCGACGGCAAGGGCAAGGGCATCACCGCCCCGAACCCGATCGGCCAGGTGCTGGCCACACGCCGCGCCTGGGAGAATGCCGGCCTGGACCCCGCCACCTGCACCCTGGTGGAAGCGCACGGGACGAGCACGAAGGTGGGGGATGTGGTGGAGGTCGAGAGTTTGGCCGAGGTCTTTGGCAGGGCCCCGCGCGGGGCCATCGCCCTGGGTTCGGCTAAGAGTAACATCGGCCATCTCAAGGCAGGGGCTGGCGCCGCCGGTATGCTCAAGGCGGTCATGGCCGTGCACGACAAGCTCCTGCCGCCAACGCTAAACGCCGAGAAACCCAACCCCAACATCGATTTCGCCCAAACGCCCTTCTTCGTCAACCACGAGCTGAGCGAATGGTCCAAGCCAAATGGCTTTCCCCGCCGCGCCGGCGTCAGCGCCTATGGGTTCGGCGGCACCAACTTCCATATCGTGTTGGAGGAGCATGTGCCGGGGATGTTGAAGACCGATGGGCAGAGGGTGTTTGCGTCTGCCGGAGTAGACAAGGAAACAAGTAGACAAGTGGACAAGGTCGCCGTCGCAGCGGCGCCATCGGTCGCGAAAACGCCGCTGCGGGGCATTTTGGCCCTGGGGGCGGCGACGCCGGTGGCATTGAAGGATCGCCTCGACGAGGCCTTCCGCAAGGTGCAGGATGGGTGGACGCCGCCCATCGCCGCGCCGGATCCCGCCGACCTTTCTGCGCCCGAGCGCCTCGTGATCGATTTCGGCGACCACGACGAGCTGCTGGATCGCATCCAGAAGGCGCGTAAGGCCCTCGGCTTCGACAATCCCGCCGCCTGGAAAGCGCTGATGGCGCAGGGCATCTTCCGCGGCAGCGGCAAAGCGCCGGGCAAGATCGCCTTCCTCTTCCCCGGCCAGGGCAGCCAGTATGCCAACATGGGCCGCGAGCTGGCCGCCCGCGAGCCGGTGGTCAAGCGCCTGTTCGCCGACGCCGACCGGGTGATGACGCCCATCCTCGGCCGCCCGCTCACCAGCTACATCTTCGTGGACGGCGACAACCCGGCGGCCATGAAACAGGCCGAATTCGATCTGATGCAAACGGCCATCACCCAGCCGGCCATGCTGACGATGGACACCGCCGTTTATGAGTTGCTGGCCGAGTACGGCATCCACCCGGACATGGTCATGGGCCACTCGCTCGGCGAGTACGGCGCCCTCATCGCCGCCGGCATCATGCACTTCAGCGACGCGCTGGAGGCTTCGGCCGCGCGCGGTCGCGAGATGACGGCCATCAACAATCTCGAAGACAACGGCTGGATGGCCGCTGTGATCGGCCCGTTGGACGTGATCCTGGAAACGCTCAAGCAGGTCGATGGCTATGTCATCCCGGCCAATATCAATTCTTACAATCAAGTGGTGATCGGCGGGGCAAGCAAAGCGGTCGAGCAGGCCATCAATCTCTTCAACCAGAAAGGGATGCAGGCCATGCGCATCCCGGTCAGCCATGCCTTCCACACCCGCATCGTCGCCCCGGCCAGCCAGCCGCTGCGCAAGGTGCTCGACCGGCTGGAAATCCACGAACCGCAGTTGTCGCTGGTCGCCAACGTCACCGGCGACATCTACCCGACCACGGTCGAGGGCATCAAAGATATCCTCGAGCAGCAGGTGGCCGCCACCGTGCAATGGGTGAAGGGCATGGAAACGCTCTACGCCCACGGCTGCCGCATGTTCATCGAGGTCGGCCCCAAGAAGGCGCTGAAAGGCTTCGCGGATGATGTGCTCGGCGACAAGCCCGACGTGGTCTCCCTCTTCACCAATCATCCCAAGTTCGGCGAGCTGCCGACGTTCAATCAGGCGTTGTGTGGGTTGTATGCGGCGGGATATGGGGCAGAGCCTGTCCTGAGTGAAACGAAGGATGGCAAGTGGCAGGTGGCAGGTGACGGTCAGAGTGCCGTTGTCGCCGCGACGCAACCTGCTCCGGTCATGACGATGCCTGCGCCCGCCCCTGTTGCTCCGCCCGCCCCCGCTCCCCTCCCGCCCGCACCGCGACCCCTGGAGGTCGCCCCCATGCCTCAACCCGCCGTCAATGATGCTCTGGCGCTCCTCGCCCAGGCAATCTCCAATCTCCAATCCCCAATCTCCAATCCCCGCCCCTTCGACCGCAACGATGCCCCCCTCGGCTCGATCGTGGTCTCGGGCACCGGGTTGGGCCTGCCCGGCGCCGAAAAACCGGTGATGGACCCGGACAATGCCCTGCGCATCCTGCGCGGCGAGCAGTTCATCGACCTCATCCCCGAACGCTTCCGCCATCGCATCCAGGACAAGCGCATCACCCGCGTGGTCAAGGCCGACGACGGCGGCGGCAGCTTCCAGGTCATCACTGACCCGGACGAGGTGATCAAGCTGGCCGGGCGACCGGGGTCGTTCGATCTCGAGGCTGAATACGGTGTGCCCGGCAAGCTGATCGAAGCCCTCGACACCACCACTCAGTTGGCGATGGCCGCCGGACTCGACGCCCTGCGCGAAGCCGGCATCCCCCTCGTGCAGACCTTCAAGCCCACCACCACCGGCAAATTCCTGCCCGACCGCTGGCTGTTGCCCGTGTCGATGCGCGACGAAACCGGCGTCATCTTCGCCAGCGCCTTCCCCGGCGGCGACCGTTTCGCTCAGGAGATGGCCAATTACTACGCCTGGCAGAACCGGCTCGACCAACTCAAGATGTTGGAGGATCTGCGGCAATACGCGAGCGACGCCGTCACTTTACAGGAGATCAACCGCCGCATCGTCGATCTGCGCGAGCAGATGGAGCGCCAGCCGTATTTCTTCGACCGCCGCTTCCTCTTCCGCATCCTGGCCATGGGCCACAGCCAGTTCGCCGAATACATCGGCGCCCGCGGCCCCAATACGCAGGTGAACGCCGCCTGCGCCAGCACGGCCCAGGCCGTCGCCATCGCCGAAGACTGGATCCGCTCTGGCCGCTGCCGCCGCGTGATCGTGGTCGGGGCCGACAACGTCACCGGCGACAACCTGATCGAGTGGGTGGGCGCGGGCTTTTTGGCCACCGGCGCCGCCGCCACCGACAACCGCGTGGACCTGGCCGCCCTGCCCTTCGACAAGCGCCGTCACGGCACCCTGCTGGGCATGGGCGCCTGCGCCCTGGTGGTCGAAAGTGAGGACGCCGTGCGCGAACGCGGGATGCGCGGCATCGTCGAACTGCTGAGCAGCGAGAGCAGCAACAGCGCTTTTCATGGCACCCGGCTGGATGTCGATCACATTTCGTTGGTGATGGAGAACCTGGTGGCAGCAGCCGAGCGCCGCTTTGGCCTCAACCGCTATGCCGTGGCCCCGCAGATGGTGTTCATGTCGCACGAGACCTTCACCCCGGCTCGCGGCGGCAGCGCCGCTGCCGAAGTGGTGGCCCTGCGCAAAACCTTCGGCGAGGCGGCCAACGACATCATCGTCGCCAACACGAAGGGCTTCACCGGGCACCCGATGGGCGTGGGCGTGGAAGATGTGATCGCCATCAAAGCGCTCGAATACGGCATCGTGCCGCCGGTGCCCAATTTCAAGGAAGTCGATCCCGACCTCGGCGTGCTCAACCTCAGCCGCGGCGGGCGCTATCCCGTGCAATATGCCATGCACCTGGCCGCGGGCTTCGGCTCGCAGATCGCCATGACATTCACCCGCCGCATCCCCGGCGGTTTGGATCGCATCGACAACAAAGCTCGCTACCAACGTTGGCTGGCCGATGTCAGCGGCTACGACAACGTCGACGCCGAAGTCGTCAAACGGGTGCTGCGGGTGAAGAGCAATGGCGTGCCGGGCCGGGCGCCGGTGGGCAGTTCCTGGCAGTACGGCCTCGGCCCCAGCGTGCGCGCTGCCGCCCCCGGCGACGGCGTGGCCCCGGCCTTTGCCGCCGCCTACCGTCCGGCGCCGATGGCCGAAGTGGCGGCGCTGCTGGGGAAGAAGGATGGAAGCGGGAAGCGGGAAGCGGGAAGCGAGCCTCAACCGGCGCCCGCCCCTGTTCCCACGCCGCCGCCCGCGCTGGTCAAAGTCGCTCCTGCGCCCATACCGCCCGCGCCGGCCCCGGCTCCAGTGAGATTGGAGAGTAGAGATCAGAGATTAGAGGCGCCTCCTGCACCCGCCCAATCTCCAATCTCCAATCTCCAATCTCCCACCCCCGTCGCCGATCCCGTCGTCACCCAAGTCCTGTCCCTCGTCGCCGCCAAGACTGGCTACCCACAGGACATGCTCGAACTCGACCTCGACCTCGAAGCCGACCTGGGCATCGACACGGTCAAGCAGGCCGAGACCTTCGCGGCGGTGCGCGAGACTTTCGCCATCCCGCTGCAAGAAGGGCTGAGCCTGCGCGACTACCCCACCCTGGCCAGCGTGGTTGGCTTCGTGCGGGCCATGCGGCCGGATCTGGAGAGATTGGAGAGTAGAGACCAGAGATTGGAAGCAGCGCCTGCGCCCGCCCCATCTCCAATCTCCAATCTCCCATCTCCCGCCACCGATCCCGTCGTCACCCAAGTCCTGTCCCTCGTCGCCGCCAAGACTGGCTACCCACAGGACATGCTCGAACTCGACCTCGACCTCGAAGCCGACCTGGGCATCGACACGGTCAAGCAGGCCGAGACCTTCGCGGCGGTGCGCGAGACTTTCGCCATCCCGCTGCAAGAAGGGCTGAGCCTGCGCGATTACCCCACTCTGGCCAGCGTGGTTGGCTTCGTGCGGGCCATGCGCCCGGATTTGGGGAGATTGGAGAGTAGAGACCAGAGATTGGAAGCAGCGCCTGCGCCCGCCCCATCTCCAATCTCCAATCTCCCATCTCCCGCCACCGATCCCGTCGTCACCCAAGTCCTGTCCCTCGTCGCCGCCAAAACCGGCTACCCACAGGACATGCTCGAACTCGACCTCGACCTGGAAGCCGACCTGGGCATCGACACCGTCAAGCAGGCCGAGACCTTCGCCGCGGTGCGCGAGACTTTCAACATCCCGCTGCAAGAAGGGCTGAGCCTGCGCGATTACCCCACTCTGGCCAGCGTGGTTGGCTTCGTGCGGGCCATGCGGCCGGATCTGGAGAGATTGGAGAGTAGAGAGCAGAGATTGGAGGCAGTGCCTGCGCCCGCCCCATCTCCAATCTCCAATCTCCCATCTCCCGCCACCGATCCCGTCGTCACCCAAGTCCTGTCCCTCGTCGCCGCCAAAACCGGCTACCCACAGGACATGCTGGAACTCGACCTCGACCTCGAAGCCGACCTGGGTATCGACACGGTCAAGCAGGCCGAGACCTTCGCGGCGGTGCGCGAGACTTTCAACATCCCGCTGCAAGTAGGGCTGAGCCTGCGCGATTACCCCACTCTGGCCAGCGTGGTTGGCTTCGTGCGGGCCATGCGCCCGGATTTGGGGAGATTGGAGAGTAGAGACCAGAGAGTGGAGGCAGCGCCTGCGCCCGCCCCATCTCCAATCTCCAATCTCCAACCTCCCACCCCCGCCGTGCCAACCATCGGCACGCTGGAGGATGCCGACAAAATGCCCCGCCGCGTGCCTGTGCCCGCCCTCCGGCCCGCCATCGACCTGTGCAAGCCCACCGGCGTCGCCCTGGACGAGGGCAGCCGGGTGGTGGTCATGTTGGATCGGGGCGGGGTCGGCAAGGCGCTGGTCAACCGGCTAGAGAAGCTGGGGGTCAGCACGCTGGTGGTCGAGCCGGGCGCCGCCACTGCTGACCTGGATGCGCAGCTCAAAGCCTGGCTGGCCGGCGGCCCCATCCAGGGCGTTTACTGGCTGCCAGCGCTCGACGTCGAACCCAATCTTGAAGACATGACGCTGGCCGACTGGCGCGAACTCAATCGCCAGCGAGTCAAGAATCTCTACACGGCCATGCGGGCGCTGTACGAATCGGTGCGCGGCCCCGGCCGCTTCCTGGTCTCGGCCACCCGGCTGGGCGGGCTGCACGGCTACGGCCCCGAAGGCGCCACTGCTCCCCTGGGCGGTGCCGTCACCGGCTTCAGCAAAGCCTACAACATCGAGCAGGGCATGAAGCCCGAAGGCCAGGGCCTGTTGGTCAAAGCGGTGGACTTCGAGATCAGCCGCAAGACCGCCGACCCCGCCGACCAGCTCATCGCCGAGACGCTGTACGACCCCGGCGCGGTCGAGATCGGCTATCATGACGGCCTGCGTTTCGCCATCACTTTGGTCGAGAAAGCGGCCAGGGACGGGAATCCGGGCATGATGCTGGGGCCAGAAACGGTCTTCGCCGTCACCGGCGCAGCCGGCGGCATCACCAGCGCCATCGTCACCGACCTGGCCGTGGCCAGCCGCGGCGTCTTTTACCTGCTGGATTTGGTGCCCTGCCCGGCCCGCGACGATGCCAACGTGCGCCTGTTCCGCAGCGATAAAGAGGCGCTCAAGCTCAAGCTGATCGAGGATGCCCGCAGCAAAGGCGAAAAGCCCACGCCCAAGCAGATCGACCAGCAGATCATCGGCATCGAACGCTCGGAGGCGGCGCTGCGCGCGGTCGAGACCGCCGAAGCCGCCGGCGCCAGGGTGCACTACTTCGCCCTCGACCTGCGCGATGGCGAGGCCGTGAGCCGGGTGGTCGAGGACATCCGGGCGCGCTACGGCAAGATCGACGTGTTGCTGCACGCCGGCGGCCTGCTCATCGACCGCACCCTGCCCAACAAAGAGCCGAACCAATTCGATCTGGTTTTCGATGTCAAGGCCGACGGCTTCTTCAGCCTGCTGAAAGCGGCCAAAGGCCTGCCGCTCGGGGCCACGGTCTCGTTCAGCTCGGTGGCCGGGCGCTTCGGCAACAACGGCCAGAGCGACTATGCCGCAGCCAACGACCTGCTATGCAAGGTCAGCAGTTCGATGCGCCACTGGCGGCCCGACACGCGCGGCATCGCCATCGACTGGACGGCCTGGGGGCAGATCGGCATGGCCTCGCGCGGCTCGGTGCCGCAGATCATGGAGGCCCTGGGCGTGGACATGCTCCCGCCCGAAGCCGGCGTGCCCACCATCCGCCGCGAGCTAACCTACGGCGGGGCCCGCGGCGAGATCGTCGTGGCCGGTCGCCTGGGCGCCTGGCTGGAGGAGCGCGACCCCACCGGCGGCCTCGACCCGGCCAAAGCGGCTGCGGCCCTGGCTGCTCGCTCGCCCCGCCTGCCCATGGTTGGCGAGATCAAAGCCGCCAAACTGTACGGCGGCATCGAGGTGGAGACGCCGCTCGACCCCAAAGTTCAGCCTTTCCTCTTCGACCACATGCCCGACCCCGAAACTCCGTGGCTGCCCGGCGTCATGGCCACCGAGAGCCTGGCCGAAGCCGCCAGCCTGCTGGCCCCCGGCTACCACATCGTCGCGGTCGAGAACGAAGAGATGATGGGCGCGTTCAAGTTCTTCCGCCTGGAGCCGCGCACGCTCTACCTCAACGCCAGCATCTTTGCTGCGGCCGGCAACGACCTGCTCGCCCACGTGACTCTGCGCTCGGTGACGAAACCGGCCAAAGAGGGCCTGCCCACGCAGGTGAAGGAGCACTTCGCTGCCGATGTGCGGCTGCGCAAGGGCGAGAAAGGCGAGGGGGGCGAGGGGGGCGAGGGGACCTCGCCCCTACCGGACGTCGATTTTGCTCCGCCGGCCGACCTGCCCATCACCGCCGAAGCGGTGTACAAACGCTTCTTCCACGGCCCCGCCTATCAGGTGATCGAGCGGGCTATGGTGGCCGGGAACCGAGCCATCGGCCTCTTCTCCGCCCACCTGCCGCCGAACACCGCGGGCGAGGTTTCGGGCGAGGTTTCGGGCGAGGTTTCGGGCGAGGGGACCTCGCCCCTACGGATGGCCCCGCGGCTGGTCGAGCTTTGCTTCCAGTTGGCGGCGCTGTGGCACCAGGAAACGCACGGGGCCATGGCCTTCCCGCTTGGCTTCCGCTCGGTGACGGCCTATCGCCAGGAAGCGGACGCAACCGGACGGCTCTACGGCCTCGTCGCCACCGAAGATGCGGGCGAGACCTTCGACTGCCGTGTGGTGGACGAAGCCGGGAACGTCTTCGTCGAGCTGAACGGTTATCGCACGGTGGCGCGACCGGCGTGA
- a CDS encoding putative toxin-antitoxin system toxin component, PIN family, protein MNEPQIVIDTSVLVAGLRSSRGASFRVLELVGAGRFDINVSVPLVFEYEATLYRELPHLQVSKTAVDTILDFHCAIAHRHAIFFLWRPFLSDAKDDMILELAVKAQCSYIVTHNKRHFLGVEQFNLSAVTPAEFLILIGEAK, encoded by the coding sequence ATGAACGAACCGCAAATCGTGATCGACACCAGTGTACTTGTAGCGGGACTGCGCTCCAGTCGGGGAGCCTCCTTTCGCGTCCTCGAACTCGTTGGCGCCGGACGCTTTGACATCAATGTGTCGGTGCCCCTTGTGTTCGAGTATGAAGCCACCCTGTATCGCGAATTGCCACATCTTCAAGTCTCCAAGACGGCTGTGGATACGATTTTGGATTTTCATTGCGCAATAGCACATAGACATGCGATTTTCTTTCTCTGGCGACCTTTTTTATCAGACGCCAAGGATGACATGATATTGGAGCTTGCAGTGAAGGCGCAATGTAGCTATATTGTCACTCATAATAAGAGGCATTTCTTGGGTGTTGAGCAATTCAACCTGAGTGCGGTAACGCCCGCTGAATTCCTCATTCTTATCGGAGAAGCGAAATGA